From a single Eleginops maclovinus isolate JMC-PN-2008 ecotype Puerto Natales chromosome 18, JC_Emac_rtc_rv5, whole genome shotgun sequence genomic region:
- the srsf7a gene encoding serine and arginine rich splicing factor 7a → MSHYSSSRSSSRATDCKVYVGDLGNGAAKGELERAFSYYGPLRTVWVARNPPGFAFVEFEDPRDAEDAVKGMDGKILCGSRVRVELSTGLSRKGRGRPSRRQFDPNDRCYQCGDRGHYAYDCYRFSKRGGRRSRSRSRSRSRSRSRSRGRRYRSRSRSRSHSRSRRRSPSYSRRRSRSGSPARSKSRTPVRSRSRSRSRSTSAPRGRSSPRGRSPPRGRSPPRGRSVSHSRSRSHSADHKRSSRSRSASPHRSPTPAAD, encoded by the exons ATGTCTCACTATTCATCCTCCCGTAGCTCATCTCGGGCCACCGACTGTAAAGTGTATGTTGGGGACTTAGGCAATGGTGCTGCCAAGGGGGAGCTAGAGCGAGCATTCAGCTATTACGGCCCACTGAGGACCGTCTGGGTGGCCAGGAACCCACCTGGGTTTGCCTTCGTGGAGTTTGAGGATCCCAGGGATGCAGAAGATGCTGTGAAGGGCATGGATGGAAA GATTCTTTGTGGTTCCCGTGTTCGTGTGGAGCTGTCGACAGGCCTCTCCAGGAAGGGCCGTGGACGCCCCAGCCGACGCCAGTTTGACCCCAATGATCGGTGTTACCAGTGTGGGGACCGAGGCCACTACGCCTATGACTGCTACCGCTTTAGCAAGAGAGGAGGCCGTCGCAGCAG GTCCCGTTCTCGTTCTAGATCTCGCTCAAGGTCCAGGTCCCGCGGGCGCCGTTATCGCTCTCGCTCCCGCAGCCGGAGCCACAGCAG GAGCCGTCGCCGATCTCCATCCTATTCCAGACGAAGGAGCCG GTCTGGCTCCCCAGCCCGTTCCAAGTCCAGGACTCCGGTGAGAAG TCGTTCCAGGTCTCGGTCTCGGTCTACCTCTGCACCCAGAGGGCGCTCTTCGCCCAGAGGCCGCTCTCCTCCCAGAGGTCGCTCCCCCCCAAGAGGTCGCTCTGTCTCCCATTCCCGATCACGATCTCATTCAGCCGACCACAAAAGGAGCAG